Within Desulfolithobacter dissulfuricans, the genomic segment TCTCCGGGATCATGGACTCCCTGGAGATCCGTAACCGGCAGGCGATCGATGAAAAAATGGCCTATACCGACTTCCTCGCCCTCCTTATCCAGGACGAGGTGGCGCGGCGGACGCAACGGAAATTCGACCTGCGTATCAGGCGGGCCGGGTTCCGGAATCAGAAGACCCTGGAGGATTTCGATTTTTCCTTCAACCCTGCCATCAACAAGGCCCAGATCATGGACCTGGCTACCTGCCGCTTCATGGAGGAAAAGGCCTGTGTCCTTATCGTGGGGCCCTGCGGGACCGGGAAAAGTCATATTGCCCAGGCACTTGGCCATTGTGCCATTCGCCAGGGCCGTGACGTCCTCTTCACCACCCAGACGAAGCTGCTTGGCCAGCTCCAGGCGGCCAGGGCGACAAACTCTTATGATCGACGCCTCAATACCCTGGCCAAGGTCGATCTGCTGATCATCGACGACTTCGGGCTCAAGCCCCTCAGAACACCACAGGACGAGGATATCCACGACCTGATCGGTGAGCGATATGAACGTCGTTCGACCATCATCACCAGCAACCTTGATCTCTCCGAGTGGCGGGACGCCTTTCCCAACAAACTGCTGGGTGCGGCCACCATTGACCGTATACGCCACGGCGCCTATTGCGTGGTGCTCGACGGCAAAAGTTACCGGACTACAAAACCACTGCCAAAACCTCAAAAAAAGGAGGTGGAAAAAAGGGTAAAATCGTCTAAAAATTAACCACGTCCGAGAGCCAAAAATGACCACCTGAAAGTGGCTCGATTAACCCGATCATGGGTGGCTCGATTAGGTGATCATTAACAGCGGGTAAACCTGCTGTCCCAGTGAGGGTATTCCAGCCGGTGCTCTCTGTCCGTTCTGCGTATCAATGCCAACGCCCCGGGGCGCGGCGATAACAAAAAATCTGCAAGGAAGATCCATGCCCTTTCTGCGGTCCCTGTTCGATAAATGGCCCCAGAACATCCTCAGGCCCGTCGCGGTCAACGTGTTGTCCGCTGTAGTCCTGTTCCTGCTGGCCGTTTCCCTCAAGCCGCTGGTATTCAGCCTATTCCAGGGGCCGCAGCTGCCGGAATATCCCCTGTTCTGCACTGCGGAACCCTACCTGGGCAGCGGAAACAGGGAGATGAATATTGATTTTTTCATCATCAACCGGACCGGTGAACCGCGTACCCGGGAGCAGCTGATCCGTGATCTCAGGGCGTTGAACCCTGATGCGGACAGAACCCTTTCGCCCGATATTGAACTGGAACTGAACAGGGAGGGTGAGGTGCAGGTTCTGCAGGATAAAGACTTCAACAGTGGCAAGGGCAGGCTCCGTGTGGTCAGAGATCCGGAGGGCCAGAAGATCAAAATCATTGTGGACCGGATTGAACCCCGGGCAATTCTGAAGGTTGTCATTCGTGTATCAGGAGTGCGTTTTGTAAGCCGGAAGCTGAACAGGGGTGTGAAGGGAGAAGTAGGCAGAGTACTCAGGAATTATGAACAGTTCCAGGACAGTTGCTATACAGAACAATAGCCCTTCCTGCTCCATCCGGGTCGTAGCTGTTGAGTTTGATTATTTATGATCGGGCCAGTCCACGATTTTTCATTGGGGAGAACTTCCAGGACAATAAGTTGTTCCAGGGACAGCATACTTAATTAGTCGATCTTGGCAGGTTGTTCCAGGGACAGCATACTTAATTATTGAACTCGAAGGGACAACCCTACAGGGACACTCTGTCTTTTTGCCATGCGGATTACTTGCACATTGCTGGATAATCCGTTTCCTGCTGCCCTGCCGAACTTCCAGCTTCGCATCTCACGTAAGTAGTAAAACCCTCTATCGTCTGTATCGGAACACTTACAAGCCGGTATCCGATGTCCCCCGGGCAGTGACATGTTTTGCTATCTTGCCCGGAGCCTCGGCATGAATGGCGTATCTCCCTGTTGGCGACGTCTTTGTCTCCGGCATCCTTCATGCCCTATCACACCGTAACGCCCTTGCCTTTGACTGGTAATTTATGCTAAGTTAGCCATTTTGCGTTGGAAGACTTACAGGGAATTCTCCCCCCGTAAGCGCAAAAAGAACCGCATCTTCAATAACACGGTAAGTTCTGCCATACTGTCAAGCAACCATGATACCTATTCACAGGAGGTTGCGTATGAGCAGAAAGAACGAGCAGGTAAATGATGCACTTGGCCAGCACCACTGGCAGGCCCATGTAAAAGCACTTGATCGGAGCGGTCTGAGTCGGGCCGAGTACTGTCGCCGGAGGGGAGTATCCTACCATGCCCTGACCTACTGGTGCCGAAAGCTGGGCCGCACCGATGGCAATCAGGAGAGGAGACTGGTTCCCGCCGGTGTTTTACATGGTGCCTGCCGGACTCGTGTCCAGAGAGGATCTGCTCCATTACGGATTACCTGCCTGCCCGGCAACCTGACCGTGGAAGTGGAGAACGACTTTTCGCCTTCTGCCCTTTCCAGGTTGCTGGCGGTCCTGGAGCAGCGATAATGTTTTTTCCCGCAAGTTCTGTCCGGGTCTATATCGCCCCGGGTCCAACAGACATGCGCAAGTCGATCAACGGGTTGTCCATTCTGGTTGCCGAGGAGCTGGAACTGGACCCTTTGTCCGGTCATCTGTTCGGATTCTGCAACCGGAAGCGGGATATGGTCAAGGTGCTCTACTGGGACAGCAACGGATTTTGCCTGTGGCACAAACGGCTGGAAAAGGATCGGTTCAGCTGGCCGCAGACTGAGGCAGAGGTCCTTGCCATCAGGGGTCGGGAGCTGGCCTGGCTGTTGGATGGCCTGTCCCTGGACCGATGCTGTGGGCACGAGGAACTGCGCTATGAATTGGTGGTGTAAAGCACACTTTTTTGCAGAAAAACCTTGAAAAAACAAGATGATATGTTACATATACGTCTATGAAAATAGACGTATCCACATTGCCCGAAGACAGCGAACAGCTCAAGCAGATCCTGCTTGAGATCCTTGAGCGCCATGACCGGGAAACCAGCATCCTGCACGAGCAGGTCCGCCATCTGAGGGCCTTGCTGTTCAGTCGCACGAGCGAAAAAACTCCTGTTGTTAACAACAAGGTCCAACTGCCCCTGTTCGATATGCCCGAGCCTTCGGATGTGGAGCCTGCCGACCCTGGGGTTGAGGTCACTGGTCATACCCGCAGGAAGCGCGGCCGGAAACCTCTGCCCGAGGACCTGCCCAGGATCGAGGTCGTTCATGATATCGACGACAAGGACAAGGTCTGCCGTTGCGGCTGCGAGCTGACCCGCATAGGGGAGGAGGTGTCCGAGCAGCTCGATATCGTTCCGGCCCGGGTGCAGGTGATTCGTCATATCCGTCCCAAGTATGCCTGCAGGAACTGTGAAGGCGTGCAGGACGAGGGGCCGACAGTAAAGGTTGCTCCGCCGCCGGCACAGATTATCCCGAAGTCCATTGCCACGGCTGGGTTGCTGTCTCATATCCTGGTGGCAAAGTTTGTTGACCACCTGCCGTTTTATCGGCAGGAAAAGCTGTTTGCCCGCATTGGGCTGGAACTGTCGCGTGCATCCATGTGCAACTGGGCCATGCAGGCGGCCAAAGCCTGCCAGCCCCTGCTCAACCTGCTCCAGGAGGAAGTTCTTGCCGGGTCTTATATCCATGTCGATGAGACCACGGTCCAGGTCTTGAAGGAGCCGGGCCGGAAGCCGACGTCAAAATCCTACATGTGGATCTTTCAAAGGGGAGATCCCGACAGGCAGGTGTTGATCTATCAGTACCATCCGACCCGGAGCGGAGATGTGGCCAGGAACTTCCTCGATGGTTTCAGGGGATACGTGCAGACAGACGGCTATTCCGGTTATGATTTTCTTGACCAGGTTGATGGGATCCGACATGTCGGCTGCTGGGCACACGCACGACGTAAGTTCAAGGATGTGGTCAGGGCCCAGGGTAAAAACAGAAAACGCGGCAGTGCGGACAAGGCACTGGGTTATATCTCCAGGCTCTACAGCCTGGAAAAGAAGTGGAAGAAAACAGGGCTTGTCCGGGAGGAGATCCATCGGCTGCGCCAGGAACAGTCCAGGCCGATCCTGGATGACTTTTACAGATGGCTGGTGAAAAGATCCTCCCAGACACCGCCCAAGGGGTTACTCGGCCAGGCCATTTCCTACTCCCTGCGCCAGTGGGATCGTCTTGTGGGCTACCTGGAAGATGGGAGGCTATCTATGGACAACAATAGAGCAGAAAACAGTATCCGTCCCTTTGTAGTCGGCCGCAAGAACTGGCTCTTTTCTGGCACTCCGGAAGGAGCAGAGGCCAGCGCCCTGATCTACAGCCTGGTCGAGACAGCCAGGGCCAATGGACAGGAGCCTTACAATTACCTGCGCTACATCTTCGAGAAGATACCCCTGGCTGCCACCCTGGAGGATTACGAGGCCATGCTGCCGTGGAATATTGATCCCAGGCAGTTGATCGGCCAGTTAGGTGGGGATTAATTTGCGGTTACGGGAATTCTCCCCCCCATAAGCTCACGCCCGTGCCGCGCGGACACAAGGTAATCAACTCAGACCGCAAAATATTGGCGGTTTTCCGAATTAATCATCTCACTCATATTATATTGGTTTATTAGAGATTATCTTCTCGATCTTTTGTGTCTGGATGTCTGGGACAGTTATCTGTTATCTGGAACGTTAAATTTTAAATATACATCTATTAGGTTAGTAATTAATTACTATAAAAATGCATTTGATTTCTTGTTTTGTTTAAAGGGATATTGTTGTGAGTGAAAATATTGTTAGCAAGTTGAAGGAAAGGGTAAACGAATTAGAAAGGCAGGTTGAAAACCTGCTAAAAAATCAAGAAACTACGCAAGCTATTCTGGAAGCAATGCCAGATAGCATTTTTATATTAGACAATAAATATGTGTTCAGGTGTTATTATACTCAAAAAGTTGAAGAATTATACGCTCCACCTGATTTTTTCATTAATAAAAAAATTAACGAAGTTCTTCCTGCAGAGCTTTCCGCGTTAACTATGGAAAGTATTGATAACGTATTGCGTTCAAAGCAAATTCATAGTTATGAATATTCATTAGAAATGAAAGGTGAAATTCGTTTCTATGAAGCTAGGATGGTTCCAAAAGGAGATAAAGAAGTACTGACCATTGTCAGAGAAATAACAGAACGTAAAAATTATGAAAAAGAAATATTGAGGTTGGCAACAGTAGTTGAGCAAGCTAGCCAGGTAATTGTAATTTTTGATTCAGAAGGAAATATTGAGTATGTGAATCCAGCGTTTGAAAAATCTACTGGATATACCTTTGCGGAAGCGAAAGGACAAAATTGGCGTATTCTGAAAATCTGTGAATTAGATGCCCATGTTTATGAAGAGTTGTGGGATACCATTTCAAGTGGAAAAGTATGGCATGGAATTTTTCATAATAAGAAAAAAGACGGGACTATGTTTTATGAAAAAGCTACAATTTTTCCAATAAAAAACACTGAAGGTCAAATAGTGAACTATGCAGCAGTAAAACAAGACATTACAATAGAGAAAAAGCTGGAAACACAGTTAAGGCAATCGGTTAAGATGGAGTCTATTGGCAACTTAGCCGGAGGTGGAAATGACAACCGAAAAATGACCACCTGTGCTAACCCAAATTTGACCACCCTGAGCTTTGGTTAAAAAATGGCGGTTCAAGCCTGGCCAGTAATGGAGGGAGCCCTACGGGCGACCGGAATTACTGGCCAGGCTTGGTGGCCGCAGTTTACGCTATTCGTTACCTTGTCACGGATACCGGCTGATCAGTTCCCTGCCCCTGTCGTGGCTGTTCGCAGCTCTGGGAAATTTCTGAACCGTTTGAACGACGGTCGGCAAGGCTTTGTCTCAGGCGGTAGCTCTCCCAGTTACAGTTGATGATTCTGGCCTTGTGGGTCAGCCGGTCCAGCAGGGCCGCGGTCATGGCCTGGTCCCCAAAGACCTGGGTCCAGTCGGCAAAGCCAAGGTTGCTGGTGATCATCACCGAGCCCTTTTCATGGCGCTCGGCCAGAACCTGAAAGAGCAGTTCCGCTCCTTCTTTGGAAAAAGGGATATACCCCAACTCGTCAAGGATCAGGAGGTCGTAACGGCTGTACCGTTTCAGCAACCGCTGCAGATCACGATCCTCCCGGGCCTCGATCAGCTCGTTGACCAGGCCGTAGCAGGTCACAAAACGGGTTCGGTAATTGTTCTTGCAGGCCTCCAGGCCAAGCGCCGTGGCCATATGGGTCTTGCCGGTACCGCTTGGGCCAAGAAAAATCACATTCCTATGTTCCCGGATGTACTCGCAGGTCGTCAGTTCCCTGAACATCCTGATATCCAGCTCCGGCACGGCCGACAGGTCAAAGGTCTCCAGGGGCTTGAGCAGCGGGAACCGGGCCTCGCGGATTCTCCGTTTCAAACGGTTGGCCGCCCGTGACGCGATCTCCAGACGGGTCAGATCGATGAGCAGCTCGTCATACCCCATGCCGGAGTCCCGGGCCTGCCGGAGAGTGGTTTCCAGTTCCCGGACCATGGCCGACAGTTTCAGATCTTTCAGGTTCGCCTTGAGCTCAAACAGGCCAGTTTCGTTCATTGCACACCTCCCAACTGGCCATATTGACGGATGTCGGCAGG encodes:
- the istB gene encoding IS21-like element helper ATPase IstB; amino-acid sequence: MHPMPELIPMLKQLRLSGIMDSLEIRNRQAIDEKMAYTDFLALLIQDEVARRTQRKFDLRIRRAGFRNQKTLEDFDFSFNPAINKAQIMDLATCRFMEEKACVLIVGPCGTGKSHIAQALGHCAIRQGRDVLFTTQTKLLGQLQAARATNSYDRRLNTLAKVDLLIIDDFGLKPLRTPQDEDIHDLIGERYERRSTIITSNLDLSEWRDAFPNKLLGAATIDRIRHGAYCVVLDGKSYRTTKPLPKPQKKEVEKRVKSSKN
- the tnpA gene encoding IS66 family insertion sequence element accessory protein TnpA — translated: MSRKNEQVNDALGQHHWQAHVKALDRSGLSRAEYCRRRGVSYHALTYWCRKLGRTDGNQERRLVPAGVLHGACRTRVQRGSAPLRITCLPGNLTVEVENDFSPSALSRLLAVLEQR
- the tnpB gene encoding IS66 family insertion sequence element accessory protein TnpB (TnpB, as the term is used for proteins encoded by IS66 family insertion elements, is considered an accessory protein, since TnpC, encoded by a neighboring gene, is a DDE family transposase.): MFFPASSVRVYIAPGPTDMRKSINGLSILVAEELELDPLSGHLFGFCNRKRDMVKVLYWDSNGFCLWHKRLEKDRFSWPQTEAEVLAIRGRELAWLLDGLSLDRCCGHEELRYELVV
- the tnpC gene encoding IS66 family transposase: MKIDVSTLPEDSEQLKQILLEILERHDRETSILHEQVRHLRALLFSRTSEKTPVVNNKVQLPLFDMPEPSDVEPADPGVEVTGHTRRKRGRKPLPEDLPRIEVVHDIDDKDKVCRCGCELTRIGEEVSEQLDIVPARVQVIRHIRPKYACRNCEGVQDEGPTVKVAPPPAQIIPKSIATAGLLSHILVAKFVDHLPFYRQEKLFARIGLELSRASMCNWAMQAAKACQPLLNLLQEEVLAGSYIHVDETTVQVLKEPGRKPTSKSYMWIFQRGDPDRQVLIYQYHPTRSGDVARNFLDGFRGYVQTDGYSGYDFLDQVDGIRHVGCWAHARRKFKDVVRAQGKNRKRGSADKALGYISRLYSLEKKWKKTGLVREEIHRLRQEQSRPILDDFYRWLVKRSSQTPPKGLLGQAISYSLRQWDRLVGYLEDGRLSMDNNRAENSIRPFVVGRKNWLFSGTPEGAEASALIYSLVETARANGQEPYNYLRYIFEKIPLAATLEDYEAMLPWNIDPRQLIGQLGGD
- a CDS encoding PAS domain-containing protein, whose amino-acid sequence is MSENIVSKLKERVNELERQVENLLKNQETTQAILEAMPDSIFILDNKYVFRCYYTQKVEELYAPPDFFINKKINEVLPAELSALTMESIDNVLRSKQIHSYEYSLEMKGEIRFYEARMVPKGDKEVLTIVREITERKNYEKEILRLATVVEQASQVIVIFDSEGNIEYVNPAFEKSTGYTFAEAKGQNWRILKICELDAHVYEELWDTISSGKVWHGIFHNKKKDGTMFYEKATIFPIKNTEGQIVNYAAVKQDITIEKKLETQLRQSVKMESIGNLAGGGNDNRKMTTCANPNLTTLSFG
- the istB gene encoding IS21-like element helper ATPase IstB, producing the protein MNETGLFELKANLKDLKLSAMVRELETTLRQARDSGMGYDELLIDLTRLEIASRAANRLKRRIREARFPLLKPLETFDLSAVPELDIRMFRELTTCEYIREHRNVIFLGPSGTGKTHMATALGLEACKNNYRTRFVTCYGLVNELIEAREDRDLQRLLKRYSRYDLLILDELGYIPFSKEGAELLFQVLAERHEKGSVMITSNLGFADWTQVFGDQAMTAALLDRLTHKARIINCNWESYRLRQSLADRRSNGSEISQSCEQPRQGQGTDQPVSVTR